From a region of the Coffea arabica cultivar ET-39 chromosome 3e, Coffea Arabica ET-39 HiFi, whole genome shotgun sequence genome:
- the LOC113736896 gene encoding nucleoside hydrolase 3-like has protein sequence MLIHRCVFMALVISGIAARVIYPTEGQPHRILLDTDVDTDDLFALLYLLKLNRSEFDLQAVTINTNAWTDAGHGVNQVYDLLYMMGRDDIAVGVGGEGGILEDGTILANVGGYLPLIEQGIGTAGYCRYRQAIPVGLGGRLDVDTNFGFRKGFLPQGRRKYSPLQQPTAQQVMIDKISAGPTTVFIIGAHTNFAIFLMNNPHLKRNVKHIYIMGGGVRSKNPTGCCPKNASSSCQPRQCGDQGNLFTGYTSNPYAEFNMFGDPFAAYQVIHSGIPVTLVPLDATNTIPISREFFETFEKNQHTYEAQYCFKSLKMARDTWFDDHFFTSVFMWDSFLSGVATSIMRKPHNEKGENEFAEMEYMNITVVTSNEPYGISDGSNPFFDGRKTPKFNLKKDGVHGGHVQTGLRDPFCLVKKGKGRCKDGYTTEVTGQGAVRVLVAVRAKRNRDRSSPLNREFFRSFLDVLNHPQHSGRFNITTQFPRYKEILYKPDFRGRRLGKNVVFDMDMSAGDFLALFYLLKLPVETINLKAVLVTPTGWANAATIDAVYDLLHMMGRDDIPVGLGDMFALNQSVPKSAVGDCKYNKAIPHGSGGFLDSDTLYGLARDLPRSPRRYTAENSVKFGAPRDTGHPELRQPLALEIWQSLVKTLDPGSKVTILTNGPLTTLAHIVDLGKNVTSFIEDVYIVGGHINYDNCEKGNVINVPSNEYAELNMYLDPLAARRVFDSELNITLIPLGVQRRVSTFQKVLQRLYLTKKTPEALFARNLLSKLHDLKQAHPRYQHMETFLGEILGAVVLAGDHSTLESTFEVKTVKVSAKGVESEDGRMIVSEKQGKLVNVLADVNSKAYYNLFANQLGDKNQSAIVGSFDEQRKLWSKSPI, from the exons ATGTTGATACACAGATGTGTGTTTATGGCTTTGGTGATCAGTGGAATAGCTGCAAGGGTTATATACCCTACGGAGGGGCAGCCCCATCGGATTCTTTTGGATACAGACGTTGATACGGATGATTTGTTTGCTCTATTGTATCTTTTGAAGCTTAACCGATCAGAATTTGATTTGCAG GCAGTTACCATAAACACAAATGCATGGACTGATGCAGGACATGGTGTCAATCAAGTCTATGACCTTCTTTACATGATGGGACGTGATGACATTGCTGTTGGAGTGGGAGGTGAGGGTGGAATCCTTGAAGATGGTACCATACTTGCAAATGTAGGAGGATATCTTCCTCTAATTGAACAG GGGATTGGTACAGCTGGATATTGTAGATACAGGCAAGCCATTCCAGTAGGTCTTGGAGGTCGATTAGACGTCGATACGAATTTTGGCTTTCGCAAAGGTTTTCTCCCGCAG GGCAGAAGGAAATATTCACCTCTTCAGCAACCAACTGCTCAGCAAGTAATGATTGACAAAATTTCTGCCGGTCCAACAACTGTCTTTATAATTGGAGCCCATACAAATTTTGCTATTTTTCTTATGAATAATCCACATCTGAAGAGAAATGTCAAGCATATTTACATCATGGGTGGTGGTGTGAGATCAAAGAATCCAACCGGTTGCTGCCCAAAAAATGCCAGTTCATCTTGCCAACCTCGGCAATGTGGTGACCAGGGCAACTTGTTCACAGGCTACACTAGTAATCCTTATGCAGAGTTCAACATGTTTGGAGATCCCTTTGCAGCTTACCAG GTGATTCACTCTGGAATTCCAGTTACTCTTGTTCCATTAGATGCCACAAACACCATACCAATAAGTCGGGAGTTTTTTGAGACATTTGAGAAGAATCAACATACTTATGAAGCACAATACTGCTTCAAGTCCTTGAAAATGGCTCGTGATACCTGGTTTGATGATCACTTTTTCACG AGTGTTTTTATGTGGGACTCATTTTTATCTGGTGTAGCAACTTCAATTATGCGCAAGCCACACAACGAAAAAGGGGAGAATGAATTTGCCGAGATGGAGTACATGAACATCACTGTAGTTACTTCAAATGAGCCCTATGGGATATCTGATGGCTCCAATCCATTCTTTGATGGGCGtaaaacccctaaatttaactTGAAAAAAGATGGAGTTCATGGTGGCCATGTCCAGACTGGACTTCGTGATCCATTTTGCCTCGTGAAAAAGGGGAAGGGACGGTGCAAG GATGGCTATACAACAGAGGTAACTGGTCAAGGAGCAGTGCGTGTGCTTGTTGCTGTTAGAGCAAAACGTAATCGTGACAGAAGCAGCCCTCTAAACAGAGAGTTCTTTAGAAGCTTTCTTGAT GTTCTAAACCATCCTCAACACTCAGGAAGATTCAACATTACAACACAATTTCCTCGTTACAAAGAAATTCTTTACAAACCAGATTTCAGGGGAAGGAGACTTGGCAAGAATGTTGTGTTTGACATGGACATGAGTGCTGGAGACTTTCTAGCTCTTTTTTACCTCCTTAAATTACCTGTGGAAACTATCAATCTTAAG GCTGTGCTGGTTACTCCAACTGGATGGGCAAATGCGGCAACGATAGATGCTGTCTATGATTTACTGCATATGATGGGTCGTGATGACATTCCTGTTGGCCTTGGGGATATGTTTGCATTGAACCAATCTGTTCCAAAGTCTGCTGTGGGTGACTGCAAGTATAACAAGGCTATTCCTCATGGTAGTGGTGGATTTCTAGACTCAGATACTCTCTATGGATTAGCTCGTGATTTGCCACGAAGCCCTCGCAG GTATACAGCAGAAAATTCTGTCAAATTCGGTGCTCCTCGAGACACTGGTCACCCTGAGCTCAGACAACCGCTTGCACTGGAGATATGGCAGTCACTAGTGAAAACTCTAGATCCAGGGTCTAAGGTTACCATTTTGACCAATGGACCACTGACTACTCTAGCACACATtgttgatttgggcaagaaTGTAACCTCTTTTATTGAG GATGTATACATTGTTGGAGGCCACATCAATTATGATAACTGTGAGAAAGGAAATGTCATCAATGTCCCATCCAATGAATACGCAGAACTGAATATGTATCTTGATCCATTGGCTGCAAGGAGAGTTTTTGATTCAGAACTTAATATCACCCTTATTCCACTTGGAGTTCAGCGTAGAGTCAGTACGTTCCAGAAAGTTTTGCAAAGACTCTACCTCACCAAGAAGACCCCTGAGGCATTGTTTGCGAGGAATTTACTGTCTAAGTTACATGACTTGAAACAGGCACATCCTAGATACCAGCATATG GAAACATTTCTGGGGGAAATTCTTGGTGCAGTTGTTCTTGCGGGTGATCATTCAACATTGGAATCAACATTCGAAGTGAAGACTGTCAAGGTCTCTGCAAAAGGCGTTGAATCTGAAGATGGACGAATGATAGTTAGTGAAAAACAAGGGAAATTGGTTAACGTACTAGCAGATGTGAATTCAAAGGCTTATTATAACCTTTTTGCGAATCAACTTGGTGATAAAAACCAGTCTGCTATAGTTGGAAGCTTTGATGAACAGAGAAAATTGTGGAGTAAATCACCAATATAG
- the LOC113736840 gene encoding histidine-containing phosphotransfer protein 1-like: MEVGQLQKSFVDYTASLFREGFLDGQFSQLQQLQDESNPDFVVEVVSLFFEDSDKLLNDLTRALDQQNIDFKKVDAHVHQLKGSSSSIGAQRVKNACVAFRNFCEEQNVEACLRCLHQVKQEYLLVRSKLETLFTLEQQIITAGGAIPMME; encoded by the exons ATGGAGGTTGGTCAATTGCAGAAAAGCTTTGTGGATTACACTGCATCTTTGTTTCGGGAG GGCTTCTTGGATGGTCAGTTTAGTCAGCTTCAGCAACTGCAAGATGAGAGCAACCCGGACTTCGTTGTTGAAGTGGTGTCTCTTTTCTTTGAAGATTCTGACAAGCTTCTCAATGATCTCACCAGGGCTCT GGATCAGCAAAATATAGATTTCAAGAAGGTCGATGCCCATGTTCATCAGCTTAAGGGCAGCAGCTCCAG CATAGGTGCTCAGAGAGTAAAAAATGCCTGCGTTGCTTTTCGCAATTTTTGTGAAGAACAGAATGTTGAAGC GTGCTTAAGATGCTTGCATCAAGTAAAGCAAGAGTATCTCCTGGTGAGGAGCAAGCTTGAGACTTTATTCACG CTGGAGCAGCAGATTATCACGGCAGGGGGAGCTATTCCCATGATGGAATGA
- the LOC113736389 gene encoding sugar transporter ERD6-like 16, producing the protein MATDQFKDIENGISHNNILEDLEKPFIQNGKMVVSEDSSSEADKENGSIAMVLLSTCAAVCGSFEFGSCVGYSAPTQSAIREDLNLSLAEFSMFGSILTIGAMIGGITSGRIADFVGRKGAMRISAVFCVIGWLAVYFSTGALILDFGRFCTGYGIGIFSYAVPVFIAEIAPKNLRGGLATINQLMIVSGSSVAYLLGTVVSWQTLALTGILPCIVLFVGLFFTPESPRWLANVGREKDFLVALRRLRGKDADITREAAEIEAYNVTLRSLPKSRMLDLFDRKYIRSVMIGVGLMVFQQFIGINGISFYASETFAEAGLSSGKTGTVAYAIVQVLLTVVGALLMDKSGRRPLLMVSASGTFIGCFLTGASFYLKGQNLLLEWVPLLAVSGVLIYIAAFSIGMGAVPWVIMSEIFPINVKGAAGSLVVLVNWIGAWAVSFTFNFLMSWSSTGTFFIYAGFCVLTVLFVARLVPETKGKTLEEVQASING; encoded by the exons ATGGCTACTGATCAATTTAAGGATATTGAAAATGGTATTAGTCATAACAATATTCTGGAGGATTTGGAGAAGCCCTTTATTCAGAATGGAAAAATGGTCGTTTCTGAAGATAGTTCATCAGAGGCAGATAAAGAAAATGGTTCAATTGCCATGGTGCTGTTGAGCACATGCGCAGCTGTCTGCGGTTCCTTCGAGTTCGGATCGTGT GTGGGATACTCAGCACCTACTCAATCTGCTATCAGGGAAGATTTAAATCTATCTCTAGCAGAG TTCTCTATGTTTGGTTCTATATTAACAATTGGCGCTATGATCGGAGGAATCACAAGCGGCAGAATTGCAGACTTCGTTGGCCGGAAAGGG GCAATGAGAATATCAGCTGTCTTCTGTGTCATTGGATGGCTTGCAGTCTATTTTTCTACG GGTGCTTTGATCCTGGATTTTGGAAGGTTCTGCACGGGATATGGGATTGGAATATTTTCTTATGCA GTCCCCGTGTTTATAGCTGAAATAGCTCCAAAGAATCTTCGAGGAGGTCTAGCAACCATAAATCAG CTCATGATTGTTTCCGGTTCATCAGTTGCATACTTGCTAGGAACCGTCGTATCATGGCAAACTCTAGCCCTGACCG GTATTCTTCCATGCATTGTCCTGTTTGTGGGCCTATTCTTCACCCCTGAGTCACCTAGATGGCTG GCAAATGTTGGTCGAGAGAAAGATTTTCTGGTTGCCTTGAGGAGGCTTCGTGGCAAAGATGCTGACATTACTCGCGAAGCTGCAGAAATTGAA GCTTATAATGTTACTCTTCGAAGCCTTCCAAAATCTCGAATGCTGGATTTGTTCGACAGAAAATACATACGTTCTGTAATG ATTGGTGTGGGACTAATGGTATTCCAACAGTTCATTGGAATAAATGGAATAAGTTTCTATGCTAGCGAAACCTTTGCAGAAGCTG GGCTTTCTTCGGGTAAGACAGGAACAGTGGCCTATGCCATAGTCCAG GTACTCCTAACCGTTGTTGGAGCCTTGTTGATGGACAAATCTGGAAGAAGACCGCTTCTAATG GTGTCAGCATCAGGCACATTCATTGGCTGCTTCTTGACTGGTGCTTCTTTCTATCTCAAG GGCCAGAATTTATTGCTTGAATGGGTGCCATTGCTTGCTGTCTCTGGAGTACTG ATTTACATAGCAGCGTTCTCAATTGGAATGGGAGCTGTCCCATGGGTGATAATGTCAGAG ATTTTCCCGATAAACGTGAAGGGTGCTGCTGGAAGCCTGGTGGTGCTGGTGAACTGGATAGGTGCTTGGGCAGTTTCCTTCACTTTCAACTTTCTCATGAGCTGGAGTTCCACAG GGACATTCTTCATCTATGCTGGATTCTGTGTTCTTACTGTACTGTTTGTGGCAAGATTAGTGCCAGAAACCAAGGGTAAAACACTGGAGGAGGTTCAGGCCTCCATTAACGGATAG
- the LOC113737096 gene encoding uncharacterized protein, protein MASARARLIFRLVLVTLLLLLLFYVGRPLYWKISATVHDIRAKKQTVSGGISQFVYEAQRSVGWLHGKSDSGRPDGKSATARRLLDLCQVS, encoded by the exons ATGGCATCAGCAAGAGCAAGGCTCATTTTTCGCCTGGTGTTGGTCACACTACTTCTTCTCCTGCTCTTCTACGTGGGTCGTCCTCTTTACTGGAAAATATCTGCTACCGTTCATGATATCAGAGCTAAGAAGCAGACTGTCTCCGGAG GAATTTCTCAATTTGTATACGAGGCACAGAGATCAGTGGGGTGGCTTCATGGTAAGTCTGACTCCGGAAGGCCTGATGGGAAATCAGCAACTGCAAGAAGGCTTCTTGATCTTTGTCAGGTTTCATGA
- the LOC113738159 gene encoding LEC14B homolog, with protein MTWTRKRLDGCDRGNGAEGSSGSQRISEENSYLNHEIALLTKYTSTAHERFRKVVPGKARLPVSPVQMLVGREGNYSGRGRFSSGDCCHVLSRYMPIYGPSVVDRMPSGAYVSQFSEDGSLFVAAFQESQIKIYNVDKGWRLQKDIRARSLRWTITDTSLSPDRRFLAYSSISPIVHIVDVGSAATESLANVTEIHEGLEFSSDASDYDEYSFGIFSVKFSTDGRELVAASSNNSIYVYDLKAKRLSLCIPAHESDVNAVCFADETGHLIYSGSDDCLCKVWDRRCFATKGKPAGVLIGHLEGITFIDTRGDGRYLISNGKDQVIKLWDIRKMSSNADYVQWRRDYDWDYRWMDYPERAKNLRNPNDLSLTTYKGHTVLRTLIRCYFSPAHSTGQKYIYTGSTDSVVYIYDLVSGAQVAKLDFHEGPVRDCNWHPYYPMIVSSSWDGVLANWEFPGNGEISVPTRRNRRRRRALY; from the exons ATGACTTGGACTAGAAAGCGTTTGGATGGTTGTGATAGAGGAAATGGAGCTGAGGGATCATCTGGTAGTCAGAGGATCAGTGAAGAAAATAGTTATCTTAATCATGAGATAGCGCTACTCACAAAATATACGTCAACTGCGCATGAACGTTTCAGAAAAGTGGTACCGGGTAAGGCAAGGTTGCCCGTTTCACCTGTGCAAATGTTGGTGGGAAGGGAAGGGAATTATTCTGGGAGAGGGAGATTCTCATCAGGAGACTGTTGTCATGTTTTGAGTCGGTATATGCCTATTTATGGTCCTTCAGTGGTTGATCGAATGCCAAGTGGTGCATATGTTTCACAATTTTCAGAAGATGGTTCTCTGTTTGTTGCTGCATTTCAG GAAAGTCAgattaaaatatataatgtTGACAAGGGATGGAGACTGCAGAAGGACATTAGAGCTAGAAGCTTGCGATGGACAATCACTGATACATCCCTATCCCCAGATCGTCGTTTTCTT GCTTACTCAAGTATATCTCCCATAGTTCATATTGTTGATGTTGGATCTGCTGCAACAGAATCTCTTGCAAATGTTACG GAAATTCACGAGGGATTGGAATTTTCTTCAGATGCTTCAGACTATGATGAGTATTCTTTTGGAATTTTCTCCGTGAAATTCTCAACAGATGGCAGAGAACTTGTGGCTGCTAGTAGTAATAATTCCATTTATGTTTATGATCTCAAAGCAAAAAGGCTGAGCCTCTGCATTCCAGCTCATGAG TCTGATGTGAATGCTGTGTGCTTTGCGGATGAGACTGGTCACCTGATATATTCTGGGAGTGACGATTGCCTCTGTAAG GTTTGGGACCGTCGTTGCTTTGCCACAAAAGGGAAACCAGCTGGAGTCCTTATTGGACACCTGGAAGGAATTACTTTCATTGATACTCGTGGAGATGGCCGTTACTTGATCTCAAATGGCAAAGATCAGGTCATCAAGCTTTGGGATATTCGCAAGATGTCTTCAAATGCTGATTA CGTACAATGGCGTAGAGATTATGATTGGGATTACAGATGGATGGATTATCCAGAGCGTGCAAAAAATTTGAGGAATCCAAACGACCTATCATTGACTACCTATAAAGGCCATACAGTTTTGCGGACTCTCATACGCTGTTATTTCTCTCCAGCTCATAG CACGGGGCAAAAGTATATCTACACTGGATCTACAGATTCTGTCGTATATATTTATGATTTG GTGAGTGGAGCTCAAGTTGCAAAACTTGATTTCCATGAAGGGCCTGTAAGAGACTGCAATTGGCACCCCTATTACCCTATGATTGTCAGTTCTTCATGGGATGGAGTTCTTGCCAATTGGGAGTTCCCTGGCAATGGTGAAATTTCTGTGCCTACAAGGCGAAACAGAAGAAGACGGCGGGCTCTATACTGA